One window of Enterobacter sp. RHBSTW-00175 genomic DNA carries:
- a CDS encoding glycoside hydrolase family 94 protein: protein MKMNPRAWFSRSRITMNTAENVTFSANDPAAESNLRSELFSTAQMERFGQKLARTHKLSPDKLPYYLLKRLSDNEAVITQNCYELNAGKKTSIMPAGEWLLDNYYLIEEQIRTVRQHLPKSFGKGLPSLMSPLNCTRIYHIASEAIAHGDGRWDAASLTSYLTAYQQVTPLTLGEVWALPGMMRLALIENLRRISMEVIKAQQDRNLADTWITKIFECAESASGDLIMVVADMARSRPPLTSAFVAELVRRLQGHGNALSLPLTWVDQCLREQGITTEVLIHSFNQQLAASQLSVSNSIMGLRLLSETDWADFAETISVVEQVLRNDPVGIYPRMHFNTRDHYRHVVEILARDSGLSEPEVADRVLALSEKNAPDTPEYHVGYYLAGEGRQELETHLLADTSRLIRLRHSFNRITLLSWLGSLALLTTATTAAILHETAMQGADWLLIAVILPLIIALTQLMSDLLSDATTRFRVPRPLPGMDFSTGIPADSATMLVIPCMLTSHVSFSQLLTSLEVCWLGNENENLRFALLTDFADSENEPSPESNMLLRQAIADTQALNRRYPSSRPRFYLLHRQPEWNPAEGTWMGYERKRGKLALLNSWLRYPGRQFVSVADMPAHLLPGHIKYVITLDSDTVLPRDTAHKLVATMAHPLNTPEYDPIRQRVVKGFGILQPGLAEEIPRNGQGRYAALRSSIPGNNPYSMMSSDIYQDLFGEGSFVGKGIYDVDIFMQATANTCPENLVLSHDLLEGCYARSGLLSEVLLYEQYPNNYLSDVARRSRWIRGDWQLLNWLKPRVRKADGTRSKNPLTALSYWKLLDNLRRSLVAPSLLILLFYTLLGVPNPVYWLGVLSLIWLLPAILCIAHDLLHKPLRRRLKPHLLLVGAGALKRLSGIGLNFAILPHEAGYSLKAIAVTLWRLGVSRHHLSQWVSHSQDSNQAIPTVARFYQVMWLNVAGGVALTLLTGQFAPQLLGIALPIGLLWCLAPLLMSWLSRQPVRKVFSPNQEQKQLLRQTSREIWAFFETFATEKENWLPPDNYQEIPQPTVAHRTSPTNIGLSLMANLTAWDFGYLPGGEVLRRVSLTLDTMDKMEHYRGHLFNWYDTLTLSPLSPRYVSSVDSGNMAGHLLTLREGLSAMRYQPVLNMHQVLAGLNDTLEILEKHWGQYPPDSLRLLRKHCLSAVSLSPQAFFSELKNMRTQCNHLTTQCHQGSPLQLRWAGHLEHQLVQLCDEWSLLLGWLAASWNEQTLPTLSELARATFTCKGTPPASATEQARMRLNIITELEQRLDEHARMDFAFLYNEATSLLSVGYNCDTNTPDKSHYDLLPSEIRLTSFLAIATNQLPLKSWYALGRLFTTIDNETALMSWSGSMFEYLMPNLVMPIRPGSLLDEMSQSAVMRQIHWGKERGVPWGVSESGYHAFDVQHNYQYQAFGVPGLGLRRGLADDMVVAPYATVLALMVSPQKACENLFRLQKNGAHGEYGFYEALDYTPSRLATGQLYAVVQSWMAHHQGMAFQALAHVLLDAPMTERFMSSTVFRSASLLLQERVPDAVDLYSPRRHFESHEGRVKPVRYEPRIFYGVDTPAPDIQLLSNSHYHLMLTAGGGGYSRWNNIALTRWRSDTTCDNWGAFCYIRDLQTGDVWSNTWQPTGNSSDHDEEIIFTDASAEFRRTFGGLSVKTQIVISPEDDIELRRLTLIHRGRQPRTLELTTYAEVVLAPDASDLAHPAFSNLFIQTELDPERDAILCHRRPRSPDEPSPCLFHMMVVHGDNRHNVSFETDRAKFLGRGRNPANALAIEAGGALSNTSGSVLDPILAIRHTIILQPGQPVTIDIIYGINESRQQSLALLEKYRDYPIADRIFELAWSHSLAVLRQMNASEDDATLFNRLASAVFYPVQELRAEGLVISRNRRGQSGLWGWAISGDLPIVLLSITSEESITYVTTLIQAHRYWRQKGLDVDLVILNNSPGSYQQGLQNQIMELIYAGSEANLLDKRGGLFVRNGEHLSTEDKLLLMSVACLYLDDRAGGINEQLNQRIHTLKSSARAFIPRAVRERNQHTDWSPDISQLYHFNGYGGFSQDGREYQIVLRENAQTPVPWSNVLANSRFGSVISEAGQAYSWYENAHEYRLTPWENDPVSDRSGEVFYLRDEESGECWSPTALPVRGRGDYLTRHGFGYSVFAHCESGIDSELTVLVAEEDPVKLVFLTLSNSSGRTRKLSVTGYVEWTLGESRTRSAPHIVTHAARTPGGCGVLANNFYGDNGGGRTAFFAVSGNNCSLTGDRREFIGRNGSLHAPSAMKLQKLSGKTGAGLDPCGAVQSAVTLIDGDQRTFIFILGAEENDVCAQETLARYMNEDTVRQELNRIHNHWHNVLDKIVVNTPDTSVNLLVNGWLLYQTVTCRLMARSGYYQSGGAFGFRDQLQDTLALSHAAPNRMREQIILCASRQFIEGDVQHWWHPPHGNGVRTRCSDDYLWLPLAVCHYVETTGDMDALEIRIPYLEGRSLQPGEESVYDTPVISGTEETLWLHCVKAIHYGLRFGEHGLPLMGAGDWNDGMNRVGIEGKGESVWLGFFLYDILQRFAALAERRLDESVAAMCRSQALRLQSNLEAHAWDGEWYRRGYFDDGTPLGSKVSQDCRIDAIAQSWSVLSGAASPGRCAKAMQALDKHLVDNEGGLIKLLTPPFDGHGPNPGYIQGYLPGVRENGGQYTHGAIWAVMAFARMGNAERAWQLWSMLNPINHTLNTDSVGIYKAEPYVMSADVYSVAPHTGRAGWSWYTGSAGWAWRLLTEELLGIKRSGTDFSVHARLPDEWPSFSMAYQYGESHYQISVSRGDAEYRVTLDGVLLPDDRIPLKDDGQNHTVEIIQN from the coding sequence ATGAAAATGAACCCCAGAGCGTGGTTTAGCCGCTCCCGTATTACGATGAATACTGCCGAAAATGTTACGTTTTCAGCGAACGATCCTGCGGCTGAAAGCAATCTGCGGTCAGAACTCTTTTCGACCGCCCAGATGGAACGCTTCGGTCAGAAGCTGGCACGGACCCATAAATTATCGCCGGATAAACTTCCTTATTACTTACTGAAAAGACTCAGTGATAATGAGGCCGTCATCACCCAAAACTGCTATGAGCTTAACGCGGGTAAAAAGACCAGTATCATGCCCGCAGGGGAGTGGTTGCTGGACAATTATTATCTGATTGAGGAACAAATCCGCACTGTCCGTCAGCACTTGCCGAAAAGCTTTGGTAAAGGTCTCCCGTCGCTGATGTCACCGCTGAATTGCACACGAATTTACCATATTGCATCAGAGGCCATTGCTCACGGTGATGGCCGCTGGGATGCTGCCAGCCTGACCAGCTATCTCACAGCCTATCAACAGGTGACACCCCTGACATTAGGTGAAGTCTGGGCGTTACCGGGAATGATGCGCCTGGCGCTGATTGAAAATCTTCGTCGTATCAGCATGGAAGTCATAAAAGCGCAGCAGGACAGAAATCTGGCTGATACGTGGATAACAAAGATTTTCGAATGTGCAGAGAGTGCATCTGGTGATTTAATCATGGTGGTTGCCGATATGGCGCGCTCCCGACCTCCGTTAACCAGTGCGTTTGTTGCAGAACTGGTGCGCCGCCTGCAGGGGCATGGCAACGCATTGTCGTTACCTCTGACCTGGGTTGATCAGTGTCTACGGGAACAGGGGATCACCACCGAAGTTCTCATACATAGCTTCAATCAACAGCTTGCCGCAAGTCAGCTATCCGTCAGTAACAGCATCATGGGTCTGCGATTACTGAGTGAAACGGACTGGGCTGATTTTGCCGAAACAATAAGTGTCGTCGAACAGGTATTACGCAATGATCCTGTTGGTATCTATCCTCGGATGCACTTCAATACCCGGGATCATTACCGGCATGTTGTTGAGATTCTGGCCAGGGACAGTGGTCTCAGTGAGCCTGAGGTTGCTGACAGGGTGCTGGCGCTTTCAGAGAAAAATGCTCCCGACACACCGGAATATCATGTTGGTTATTATCTCGCGGGCGAAGGTCGACAGGAGCTGGAAACTCATCTGTTGGCAGACACATCAAGGCTGATACGCCTGAGGCACAGTTTCAACAGAATAACTCTGTTGTCATGGCTTGGAAGCTTGGCGTTGTTGACCACCGCAACGACCGCGGCAATATTGCACGAAACAGCCATGCAGGGCGCAGACTGGCTGTTGATCGCGGTGATATTGCCTCTGATTATCGCTTTAACTCAGTTAATGAGTGATCTACTCAGTGACGCAACTACCCGTTTTCGCGTTCCTCGCCCCTTGCCGGGGATGGATTTTTCAACCGGCATTCCCGCTGACAGCGCCACTATGTTAGTCATCCCCTGTATGCTGACCAGCCATGTAAGTTTCAGCCAGCTCCTCACCAGTCTTGAAGTCTGCTGGCTGGGGAATGAAAATGAAAATCTCAGGTTCGCGCTGCTCACTGATTTCGCTGATTCTGAAAATGAACCCTCGCCGGAAAGTAACATGCTGCTCAGACAGGCGATCGCCGATACACAGGCGCTGAATCGCCGCTACCCCTCCAGCCGCCCGCGTTTTTATTTGCTACACCGCCAGCCTGAATGGAATCCCGCAGAAGGAACGTGGATGGGCTATGAACGCAAGCGGGGAAAACTGGCGTTACTGAACAGCTGGTTGCGCTATCCGGGGAGACAATTCGTCAGCGTTGCAGACATGCCTGCCCACCTTTTACCGGGTCACATTAAATACGTCATCACCCTGGACAGTGATACGGTGCTGCCGCGCGATACGGCACACAAACTCGTCGCGACGATGGCTCATCCACTGAATACACCAGAGTATGATCCGATACGCCAGAGGGTTGTCAAAGGATTCGGCATTCTGCAACCCGGTCTCGCGGAAGAGATACCACGCAACGGTCAAGGGCGTTATGCAGCCCTGCGCAGCAGCATACCGGGCAATAATCCCTATTCGATGATGTCTTCGGATATCTATCAGGATCTCTTTGGGGAAGGATCGTTCGTGGGTAAAGGGATTTATGATGTTGATATTTTTATGCAGGCCACTGCCAACACCTGCCCGGAAAATCTGGTTCTCAGCCATGATCTTCTCGAAGGATGCTATGCACGTTCGGGGCTGCTGAGTGAAGTGTTACTCTACGAACAGTACCCTAATAATTATCTGTCGGATGTAGCACGCCGTTCACGCTGGATCCGGGGCGACTGGCAACTGCTTAACTGGCTGAAACCACGCGTCAGAAAAGCCGATGGAACGCGGAGTAAGAATCCGCTGACCGCGCTTTCTTACTGGAAATTACTTGATAATCTGCGACGCAGTCTGGTTGCCCCCTCTTTACTGATACTGCTGTTCTACACCCTGCTTGGGGTACCCAATCCGGTTTACTGGCTGGGCGTACTGTCGCTGATATGGCTGTTGCCAGCTATCCTCTGCATTGCCCATGATCTTCTGCATAAACCTCTGCGTCGACGCCTGAAGCCGCATCTGTTACTGGTGGGGGCGGGCGCGCTGAAGCGTTTGTCAGGTATCGGCCTTAATTTTGCGATACTGCCACACGAAGCAGGATATTCGCTGAAGGCGATTGCTGTGACGCTATGGCGACTGGGGGTCAGCAGGCATCACCTCAGCCAGTGGGTCAGCCACAGCCAGGACAGTAATCAGGCCATACCCACTGTTGCGCGTTTTTATCAGGTGATGTGGCTGAATGTTGCAGGTGGCGTGGCGCTGACACTATTGACTGGACAATTTGCACCACAATTGCTGGGGATTGCGTTGCCGATCGGTTTGTTATGGTGTCTGGCACCGCTGCTGATGAGCTGGCTGAGTCGCCAGCCCGTGCGTAAGGTGTTTTCGCCAAATCAGGAACAAAAACAGCTGTTACGCCAGACAAGCCGCGAAATCTGGGCATTTTTTGAAACCTTTGCCACAGAAAAAGAAAACTGGCTTCCGCCAGATAACTACCAGGAAATACCGCAACCAACGGTGGCCCATCGTACTTCTCCTACCAATATTGGCCTTTCCCTTATGGCAAACCTGACTGCCTGGGACTTTGGCTACCTTCCCGGCGGAGAGGTGCTCCGGCGTGTATCACTCACGCTCGACACGATGGATAAAATGGAACACTACCGGGGCCATCTCTTCAACTGGTATGACACCCTTACGCTGTCCCCCCTAAGTCCACGTTATGTCTCCAGCGTCGACAGTGGCAATATGGCGGGGCATTTGTTGACCCTGCGTGAAGGGCTGTCTGCTATGCGTTATCAGCCTGTTTTAAACATGCATCAAGTACTAGCCGGACTGAATGATACGCTGGAGATTCTGGAAAAACATTGGGGTCAGTACCCCCCTGACAGCCTGCGACTGCTGCGCAAACACTGCCTGAGCGCAGTATCGCTCTCTCCGCAGGCGTTTTTCAGCGAACTGAAAAACATGCGCACTCAATGCAACCATCTGACCACGCAATGTCATCAGGGATCTCCCCTTCAGTTGCGCTGGGCAGGGCATCTTGAGCATCAACTGGTACAGCTTTGCGATGAGTGGTCGCTGCTGCTTGGCTGGTTAGCTGCATCCTGGAACGAACAGACGCTGCCGACTCTAAGCGAGCTTGCCCGTGCGACATTTACCTGTAAAGGAACACCTCCGGCGTCCGCGACGGAGCAGGCCCGGATGCGACTCAATATTATCACTGAGCTTGAACAGCGGCTGGATGAGCACGCCCGGATGGATTTCGCTTTTCTGTACAACGAAGCAACCAGCCTGCTCAGTGTCGGTTATAACTGTGACACAAATACGCCTGACAAGAGCCATTATGATCTCCTGCCATCTGAAATCCGCCTGACCAGTTTTCTCGCCATTGCGACTAATCAGCTACCTCTTAAAAGCTGGTACGCGCTGGGGCGACTGTTTACCACTATTGATAATGAAACTGCCCTTATGTCATGGAGCGGGTCTATGTTTGAATACCTGATGCCGAATCTGGTAATGCCTATCAGGCCCGGAAGTCTGCTCGATGAAATGAGTCAGTCGGCGGTTATGCGGCAGATTCACTGGGGAAAAGAACGTGGGGTTCCATGGGGAGTTTCAGAGTCTGGATATCATGCTTTTGATGTTCAGCATAATTATCAGTATCAGGCTTTTGGCGTGCCGGGTCTCGGTCTGCGCAGGGGGCTTGCCGATGACATGGTTGTCGCCCCTTACGCAACCGTGCTGGCTCTGATGGTCTCCCCACAGAAGGCCTGTGAGAACCTGTTCAGGCTGCAAAAAAATGGCGCACATGGCGAATACGGTTTTTATGAAGCACTGGACTATACCCCCTCACGGCTTGCAACCGGTCAGCTCTATGCGGTGGTACAGTCTTGGATGGCGCATCACCAGGGGATGGCATTTCAGGCACTGGCTCATGTGCTGCTTGACGCCCCCATGACTGAACGATTCATGTCCAGTACAGTCTTCCGGTCAGCGAGCCTGCTGTTACAGGAGCGTGTGCCGGATGCAGTCGATCTGTACAGTCCGCGTCGTCATTTTGAATCTCATGAGGGCAGGGTCAAACCCGTTCGCTATGAACCCAGAATTTTCTATGGCGTTGACACGCCAGCACCGGATATTCAACTACTATCCAACAGCCATTATCACCTTATGTTGACCGCAGGCGGTGGCGGTTACAGTCGCTGGAATAATATTGCTCTTACGCGCTGGCGCAGTGATACCACCTGCGATAACTGGGGAGCATTCTGCTATATCCGCGATTTGCAGACGGGCGACGTGTGGAGCAATACCTGGCAGCCGACAGGCAACAGCAGCGATCACGACGAGGAAATAATATTCACCGATGCGAGCGCTGAATTCCGACGTACCTTCGGGGGACTCAGCGTCAAAACGCAGATTGTCATCTCCCCGGAGGATGACATTGAACTGCGACGTCTCACACTGATTCATCGTGGGCGCCAGCCCCGCACTCTGGAACTGACAACCTATGCCGAAGTGGTACTGGCACCTGATGCCAGTGATTTGGCACACCCGGCTTTTAGTAATTTGTTTATTCAGACTGAGCTGGATCCTGAGCGTGACGCTATTCTTTGCCACCGGCGCCCACGCTCCCCGGATGAACCGAGTCCTTGCCTGTTTCACATGATGGTGGTGCATGGCGATAACCGCCATAACGTCTCGTTTGAAACGGACAGGGCAAAATTTCTTGGTCGTGGCAGAAATCCTGCGAATGCCCTGGCAATAGAGGCTGGAGGGGCGCTCAGCAACACGTCGGGGTCAGTGCTGGATCCGATTCTGGCAATACGCCATACCATCATTCTGCAGCCGGGGCAGCCGGTCACGATTGATATCATTTATGGCATCAACGAGAGCCGCCAGCAGAGCCTGGCGTTGCTGGAAAAATATCGCGATTATCCTATCGCTGATCGCATTTTTGAACTGGCCTGGTCTCACAGTCTGGCGGTATTACGCCAGATGAACGCCAGTGAAGATGATGCGACTTTGTTTAATCGCCTCGCCAGCGCTGTGTTTTACCCTGTTCAGGAGCTGCGCGCCGAAGGCCTGGTGATCAGCCGCAACCGGCGTGGTCAGTCTGGTCTGTGGGGTTGGGCAATTTCAGGTGATCTGCCGATAGTGCTGCTCAGTATTACTAGCGAGGAAAGCATCACCTACGTTACCACACTGATTCAGGCACACCGTTACTGGAGACAGAAAGGGCTGGATGTTGATTTGGTTATCCTGAATAACAGCCCCGGCAGCTACCAGCAGGGATTACAAAATCAGATTATGGAGTTAATTTATGCCGGGTCTGAAGCCAATCTGCTGGACAAAAGGGGCGGGCTTTTTGTCCGTAATGGCGAGCATCTCTCCACTGAGGATAAGTTGCTTTTGATGAGCGTGGCCTGTCTTTATCTTGATGACCGCGCAGGGGGTATTAATGAGCAGCTTAACCAGCGTATTCATACCCTGAAATCGTCGGCCAGAGCCTTCATTCCGCGAGCTGTGCGCGAGCGTAATCAACATACGGACTGGAGCCCCGATATCAGTCAGTTATATCATTTCAATGGGTACGGTGGATTTTCTCAGGATGGTCGGGAGTATCAGATTGTCCTGCGGGAAAATGCACAGACACCGGTTCCCTGGTCAAACGTACTTGCAAATTCCCGTTTTGGCAGTGTGATTTCCGAGGCTGGACAGGCATACTCCTGGTATGAGAATGCACATGAATACCGGTTGACACCGTGGGAGAACGATCCGGTGAGCGATCGCAGCGGCGAGGTGTTTTATCTGCGCGATGAAGAGAGCGGTGAGTGCTGGTCACCGACGGCTTTGCCTGTTCGCGGACGCGGTGATTACCTGACCCGCCATGGTTTTGGTTACAGCGTTTTTGCCCATTGTGAAAGTGGTATAGACAGCGAGTTGACGGTCCTGGTTGCCGAAGAGGATCCGGTTAAACTGGTGTTCCTGACGCTCAGTAACTCTTCGGGACGGACACGTAAACTTTCCGTAACTGGCTATGTGGAGTGGACGCTCGGAGAATCCCGAACTCGCTCAGCCCCTCACATTGTGACACATGCGGCCAGAACGCCTGGCGGCTGCGGGGTGCTGGCGAACAACTTTTATGGTGACAACGGTGGTGGCCGGACTGCATTTTTTGCCGTCAGTGGTAATAACTGTTCGCTGACGGGGGACCGCCGGGAGTTTATTGGCCGTAATGGTTCCCTTCACGCCCCGTCGGCCATGAAACTGCAAAAGCTTTCTGGTAAGACGGGGGCCGGTCTGGATCCCTGCGGAGCGGTGCAATCGGCGGTTACATTAATTGACGGGGACCAGAGGACGTTTATTTTTATCCTCGGCGCAGAGGAGAATGATGTTTGTGCTCAGGAGACGCTGGCCCGCTACATGAACGAGGATACGGTCCGCCAGGAGCTGAACCGGATTCATAATCACTGGCACAATGTGCTCGATAAAATCGTAGTTAACACCCCCGACACGTCCGTAAATTTACTGGTTAATGGCTGGCTGTTGTATCAGACGGTAACCTGTCGTCTTATGGCCCGGAGTGGCTACTATCAGTCTGGCGGTGCATTTGGTTTTCGCGATCAGCTGCAGGATACGCTGGCACTGAGCCATGCTGCTCCGAACCGGATGCGTGAACAGATAATACTCTGTGCATCACGGCAGTTTATCGAGGGGGATGTGCAGCACTGGTGGCACCCGCCACACGGCAACGGTGTGCGTACCCGCTGTTCCGATGACTATCTTTGGCTGCCGCTTGCCGTTTGCCACTATGTTGAAACGACGGGGGATATGGATGCACTGGAAATACGCATTCCTTATCTGGAGGGACGCTCGCTTCAGCCTGGTGAAGAGTCTGTCTATGACACGCCGGTCATCAGCGGCACCGAAGAGACACTCTGGTTACACTGCGTCAAAGCTATTCACTATGGACTTCGCTTCGGGGAGCATGGCCTGCCGCTGATGGGGGCTGGTGACTGGAATGACGGGATGAACCGGGTGGGTATCGAAGGCAAAGGTGAAAGCGTCTGGCTGGGCTTCTTCCTGTACGACATTTTGCAGCGGTTTGCAGCGCTGGCGGAGCGCAGGCTGGATGAAAGCGTCGCCGCGATGTGCCGTTCACAGGCTCTGCGCCTGCAAAGCAATCTCGAAGCCCACGCCTGGGATGGTGAATGGTACCGGCGCGGGTATTTTGACGATGGAACTCCCCTGGGGTCGAAAGTCTCACAGGACTGCCGGATTGATGCGATTGCGCAAAGCTGGTCTGTATTGTCCGGGGCCGCGAGCCCGGGGCGGTGCGCAAAGGCCATGCAGGCGCTGGATAAGCACCTTGTGGATAACGAAGGGGGACTGATTAAACTGTTAACGCCTCCTTTCGATGGGCACGGTCCAAATCCGGGTTACATACAGGGGTACCTGCCCGGTGTGCGGGAAAACGGAGGGCAGTATACTCATGGCGCCATCTGGGCAGTGATGGCATTTGCCCGAATGGGGAATGCCGAACGTGCCTGGCAACTCTGGTCAATGCTCAACCCTATAAATCATACCCTGAATACGGACTCGGTCGGAATTTATAAAGCTGAGCCTTATGTCATGAGTGCTGATGTCTACAGCGTCGCTCCCCATACCGGACGTGCAGGATGGAGCTGGTATACCGGTTCCGCAGGCTGGGCCTGGCGTTTACTTACCGAGGAATTACTGGGGATAAAACGTTCCGGTACTGACTTTAGTGTTCATGCTCGGTTACCGGATGAGTGGCCGTCTTTTTCTATGGCCTATCAATATGGCGAAAGCCATTATCAGATTAGTGTCTCACGTGGCGATGCAGAATATCGCGTGACACTGGATGGTGTTCTCCTCCCTGATGACAGAATACCGCTGAAGGATGATGGACAAAACCATACGGTTGAGATCATTCAGAACTGA
- a CDS encoding YnfU family zinc-binding protein, which produces MSYTNGLRYFKERPVHVACPVCAHRADQKAGKLRKDAVLERPACGLLFRPSECWCIGG; this is translated from the coding sequence ATGTCTTATACAAATGGGCTCAGGTATTTTAAAGAAAGACCGGTTCATGTTGCCTGCCCGGTATGCGCACACAGAGCCGATCAGAAAGCAGGTAAACTAAGAAAAGATGCGGTTCTTGAGCGCCCTGCCTGCGGACTGTTGTTCAGACCTTCAGAATGCTGGTGTATCGGCGGCTGA
- the umuC gene encoding translesion error-prone DNA polymerase V subunit UmuC, which yields MSIFLSLWLLNTLIIFVDFLFHINADLSSRVMQTLTDLSPAIEIYSIDEAFVNVSGIDSCMPLDIFGHQMRNQVLKNTGLTVGVGIAQTKTLAKLANYAAKKWRSTGGVVDLSDRDRQRKLLAAVPVEEVWGVGRRITKKLNAMGITTALELADCSSWVIRKHFNVVLERTVRELRGERCLSLEEFTPTKQQIICSRSFGHRITQYVEMHQAICAYAERAAEKLRGERQYCRFISVFLRTSPHADNEVYYGNQASVTLLTPSNDSRDIIRAATQALERIWLDGYRYMKAGVMLADFFSCGVAQLNLFDDNRPRANSMALMEAIDRLNHSGKGKVWFAGQGIEKAWSMKREMLSPSYTTKYADLPVAR from the coding sequence ATGTCCATTTTTCTCTCATTGTGGCTACTAAACACGTTAATAATTTTTGTAGATTTTCTATTCCACATAAATGCCGATCTCAGCAGCCGCGTCATGCAGACGTTAACCGATCTTTCCCCGGCGATAGAGATCTATTCCATTGATGAGGCGTTCGTGAATGTCTCGGGCATCGACAGCTGTATGCCACTGGATATTTTCGGGCACCAGATGCGCAACCAGGTACTGAAAAATACCGGGCTGACGGTGGGCGTGGGGATTGCGCAGACGAAAACGCTGGCAAAGCTTGCGAACTATGCGGCGAAGAAATGGCGCAGTACGGGCGGTGTTGTTGATTTGTCAGACCGCGATCGTCAGCGCAAACTGCTGGCCGCAGTGCCGGTGGAAGAGGTATGGGGTGTTGGGCGGCGGATCACCAAAAAGCTAAATGCGATGGGCATAACCACGGCGCTTGAGCTGGCCGACTGCTCTTCGTGGGTCATCAGGAAACATTTCAACGTGGTTCTGGAGCGCACGGTTCGTGAACTTCGCGGCGAGCGTTGCCTTAGCCTGGAGGAATTTACCCCCACGAAGCAGCAAATCATCTGTAGCCGTTCTTTTGGGCACCGCATTACGCAATACGTTGAGATGCATCAGGCGATTTGCGCTTACGCCGAACGCGCAGCGGAAAAACTGCGTGGCGAGCGCCAGTATTGTCGCTTCATCAGCGTATTTCTGCGGACCAGCCCTCATGCGGATAATGAGGTGTATTACGGCAATCAGGCTTCCGTCACCCTGCTGACGCCGAGCAATGACTCACGTGATATCATCCGTGCCGCTACGCAAGCATTAGAGCGGATATGGCTCGATGGGTATCGCTATATGAAAGCGGGAGTGATGCTGGCCGACTTTTTCAGCTGCGGTGTCGCACAGCTTAATTTGTTCGATGACAACCGCCCGCGTGCCAATAGCATGGCATTGATGGAGGCGATAGACAGGTTAAATCATTCCGGGAAAGGGAAAGTCTGGTTTGCCGGGCAGGGGATCGAGAAAGCCTGGTCGATGAAGCGTGAGATGCTGTCCCCGTCTTATACGACAAAGTATGCGGATTTGCCGGTGGCACGGTAG
- a CDS encoding IS1-like element IS1B family transposase (programmed frameshift) — protein MASVSISCPSCSATDGVVRNGKSTAGHQRYLCSHCRKTWQLQFTYTASQPGTHQKIIDMAMNGVGCRATARIMGVGLNTIFRHFKKLRPQSVTSRIQPGSDVIVCAEMDEQWGYVGAKSRQRWLFYAYDRLRKTVVAHVFGERTMATLGRLMSLLSPFDVVIWMTDGWPLYESRLKGKLHVISKRYTQRIERHNLNLRQHLARLGRKSLSFSKSVELHDKVIGHYLNIKHYQ, from the exons GTGGCTTCTGTTTCTATCAGCTGTCCCTCCTGTTCAGCTACTGACGGGGTGGTGCGTAACGGCAAAAGCACCGCCGGACATCAGCGCTATCTCTGCTCTCACTGCCGTAAAACATGGCAACTGCAGTTCACTTACACCGCTTCTCAACCCGGTACGCACCAGAAAATCATTGATATGGCCATGAATGGCGTTGGATGCCGGGCAACCGCCCGCATTATGGGCGTTGGCCTCAACACGATTTTCCGCCATT TTAAAAAACTCAGGCCGCAGTCGGTAACCTCGCGCATACAGCCGGGCAGTGACGTCATCGTCTGCGCGGAAATGGACGAACAGTGGGGATACGTCGGGGCTAAATCGCGCCAGCGCTGGCTGTTTTACGCGTATGACAGGCTCCGGAAGACGGTTGTTGCGCACGTATTCGGTGAACGCACTATGGCGACGCTGGGGCGTCTTATGAGCCTGCTGTCACCCTTTGACGTGGTGATATGGATGACGGATGGCTGGCCGCTGTATGAATCCCGCCTGAAGGGAAAGCTGCACGTAATCAGCAAGCGATATACGCAGCGAATTGAGCGGCATAACCTGAATCTGAGGCAGCACCTGGCACGGCTGGGACGGAAGTCGCTGTCGTTCTCAAAATCGGTGGAGCTGCATGACAAAGTCATCGGGCATTATCTGAACATAAAACACTATCAATAA